A region of Argentina anserina chromosome 5, drPotAnse1.1, whole genome shotgun sequence DNA encodes the following proteins:
- the LOC126795420 gene encoding F-box/kelch-repeat protein At3g23880-like, translating to MAEGKHVPEDIVVDILSRLPVKSLIRFRRVSKRWRSIVSDPQFAKLQFQNTTQGRRRLVYLLDDSNIETLDLEPPSRWWASIRKLTCPFEHEDQKRHRVMVVGSCNGLVCLSTRICSLASMTSIYIWNPSTGFSLKLPDPGFPDYINRMSMYCGFGYLPATGDYKALVAAYNDDQWGTLQVRVFSTRAGIWKQIESPFRPSSYPVRKYITDDAATVLGVTFHWIIDYFSQRSVIHAFDLVKEEFREMNGFHLLQTLDCFGGCLYGFCKGLYDSSLCIELWVMREYWVSDSWTKLYRIVLSDQVDPGMLVYPYLATETSTVVAQITPEHKKMEIVRIEHEEDDPLVTDRLRRRYHMPSMIVYEESLLRIPDNHAVMKEYKVKKPTDAPANKQKSKEIICLALFNYFLLNILISSFSL from the coding sequence ATGGCGGAGGGAAAGCACGTACCAGAAGATATTGTCGTCGACATCCTTTCCAGATTGCCCGTCAAATCCCTGATCCGATTCCGACGTGTTTCAAAACGGTGGCGCTCAATAGTCTCCGATCCACAGTTTGCCAAGTTGCAGTTTCAGAACACAACTCAGGGTCGTCGAAGGCTCGTCTACCTCCTCGACGACTCTAACATCGAAACCCTAGATTTGGAGCCGCCGTCGCGGTGGTGGGCTTCGATCAGAAAGCTCACCTGTCCATTCGAGCATGAAGATCAGAAGCGTCATCGTGTTATGGTCGTCGGCTCTTGCAATGGTTTGGTTTGTTTATCAACTCGTATTTGCTCGTTGGCTTCTATGACTTCTATCTACATTTGGAACCCTTCGACTGGATTCTCGCTTAAGCTACCAGATCCAGGTTTTCCCGATTATATCAACCGTATGAGCATGTACTGTGGTTTCGGCTATTTGCCGGCCACCGGTGACTACAAGGCTCTGGTGGCCGCATATAATGACGACCAGTGGGGCACCCTGCAGGTAAGGGTTTTCTCAACAAGGGCTGGCATTTGGAAACAGATTGAATCACCCTTCAGGCCCTCCTCCTACCCCGTCCGTAAATATATAACTGATGATGCGGCCACTGTTTTAGGTGTGACATTTCATTGGATAATAGATTATTTTTCGCAAAGATCAGTGATCCATGCTTTTGATTTGGTGAAGGAAGAGTTCCGGGAAATGAACGGTTTCCATCTTCTTCAAACTTTGGATTGCTTTGGAGGATGCCTGTATGGGTTTTGTAAAGGTCTCTACGATTCTTCTCTTTGTATTGAGTTATGGGTCATGAGAGAATATTGGGTGAGTGACTCTTGGACTAAACTCTATAGAATAGTGTTGTCGGATCAGGTTGATCCCGGGATGCTGGTCTATCCATACTTGGCTACCGAAACTAGTACAGTTGTGGCTCAGATAACTCCAGAGCACAAGAAAATGGAAATTGTAAGGATAGAACATGAAGAAGACGATCCACTTGTTACAGATAGGCTTCGGAGGAGATATCATATGCCTAGTATGATCGTATACGAAGAGAGTCTACTACGGATTCCTGATAACCATGCTGTGATGAAAGAATACAAGGTGAAAAAACCAACAGATGCTCCCGCAAATAAgcagaaatcaaaagaaataATCTGCCTTGCTCTATTCAACTACTTCTTGTTAAATATCCTCATATCCTCATTCTCACTCTAG